A stretch of the Chelonoidis abingdonii isolate Lonesome George chromosome 11, CheloAbing_2.0, whole genome shotgun sequence genome encodes the following:
- the LOC116833191 gene encoding uncharacterized protein LOC116833191, which produces MASPPPFPSPHRPHPPSSPCPLCTQRLPQGQPQPAAGAGPYGCGACELGLEEEEGGAAGGQAPAAAPHDNKPFKCQLCRSAFRYKGNLASHRAVHTGEKPYRCGVCGAQFNRPANLKTHSRIHSGEKPFKCETCGSSFVQVAHLRAHVLIHTGEKPYPCETCGTRFRHLQTLKSHIRIHTGEKPYQCETCHLHFRHKSQLRLHLRQKHGAVTNTKIRYAVLAGPSGARC; this is translated from the exons ATggcga GCCCACCCCCTTTCCCATCTCCCCACAGGCCGCACCCCCCCTCGTCACCGTGCCCCCTGTGCACCCAGCGCCTTCCTCAGGGGCAGCCCCAGCCCGCAGCAG gtgcagGGCCATATGGCTGTGGGGCCTGTGAGCTgggcctggaggaggaggaagggggggcggCCGGGGGGCAGGCCCCGGCGGCCGCCCCCCACGACAACAAACCGTTCAAGTGCCAGCTCTGCCGCTCGGCCTTTCGCTACAAGGGCAACCTGGCCTCCCACCGTGCCGTCCACACTG GTGAGAAGCCATACCGCTGCGGAGTCTGTGGGGCCCAGTTCAACCGGCCGGCGAACCTCAAAACCCACTCGCGGATCCACTCGGGTGAAAAGCCCTTCAAGTGTGAGACCTGCGGCTCCAGCTTCGTGCAG GTCGCCCACCTCCGGGCCCACGTGTTGATCCACACGGGCGAAAAGCCCTACCCTTGTGAGACATGTGGGACCCGCTTCCGACACCTACAGACCCTCAAGAGCCACATCCGGATCCACACGGGCGAGAAACCGTATCAG TGCGAGACCTGCCACCTGCACTTCCGGCACAAGAGCCAGCTGCGCCTGCACCTGCGGCAGAAGCACGGGGCCGTCACCAACACCAAGATCCGCTACGCGGTGCTGGCCGGCCCCTCCGGTGCCCGCTGCTGA